The Spirosoma sp. SC4-14 DNA window ATGGACTTGACGCCGATTATTTCAAAACAATTGTCGAAGACTTTCTGAATACCGAAAGTGGACTGATAGGAAGGGTTGGAGGTGCCAGTGCAGTCATTGTTTCTGCCAAAGCCATTGTTCAATTTGCCGTTCGATGGCTGGAGCAACGGTTTGGTTGACTTTCAGTGCTCGTCCGCGATACAATCGCGGATGATTGGGACTCGCGTCTGCGACGCTTGTGTTGATGAATTTATTGTTGAGTCAAAGACGTGAGCCTTAGATATCCGCCATACAATTGCAGACGAGTAACATATTGGAAAAATGTAATAACTTTAAATTTTTATATTATTATTGGTTAATTGTTGTTAAGCGCTTGGAAATGTTATATTAACTGATCTTTCCGTTGATTGATGTTTTTAGCAGCTTCATCAGACTTTTATGGCAGTTGGTACGAATTCGGTACTCTTTGTCTGTGATCGTGCCGCATATTTGCATTGTCATTCACAAACAACAACAACTACTAATGAGAACGAATCTTATGCACATTAACCGGCCTCCACGCCCTCGGATTATCGAAGTGGGTGGCCCAATAGTCGGCCTGCGTGGTCGCAGTATTTATCGGATGCGGGTACGCTAAGGCTACCCTGATCCAGTTAGAAAGCTCCTGCTGAAATGTGGGAGCTTTTTTGTGTTTTTACCAGTCGATTGTTAACTCACCACATGATCGGTACCAGCGCCCCGGCTCAGCAAACGTGCGGTGCGGATGAGAACCGATTTACCAATGTGCAGTATGCCATTTTGAAGGCATTGTTCCAGTTGGACGGTAAACTCACCCGTTGGGTGTTCAACAGGATAACCCATTTCGGTTGTTTGCGGTACAATGGCGATACCCTCGGCTACTGAACCGGCTAGTAAACAGGTGGTTGCCGTTGATATGGCTCCCGATATGCCAGTGGCTTCGTGAACCTGGCACGCCATCCAATTTTGCATAACCTGTGGTTGAGTTACCCGCGCATTCAACTAAGCTATTACGCCTGTGCACCTGAATCGAATTTGCCGGTCGGTAGCGGGTAAATTGGCCAGTCGTTAGTATAGCAATAGGTTCTGGATGAAGCCCGCAAATACCTGACCTGTCCTACCTATTCTGTTTCCGAAATTGCCTGCCTGCTTCATTTCGAATTTACGAACTACTTCGCCAAATTCTTTCGAAAGCATACTGGCTTATCGCCTACCGAATTTCGGGAGCAGAAACCAGAAACAATCCGCTGAAATTCAGAAACAAATCGAATTCGTAGCAGTAAAAAAGCTTCTTTATGTCTTTTTGACAGTAAGATCGTTTGCTGGCAAATGACTGCGTTCGGCCAATAGGCGAATACCCTTCTTTAACCTTTAAAATGAGTCAACGATGAAAGCTTCAAGACGCAATTTCTTACAATCGCTGGGCGTCAGCGTAGCCAGCTTAGGCGTGTCGTATCCCTCCGTTGCTGCTGGCCCGCATCGGCCTAAAGCAAAGCCGACTGGCGATGATCAGATTCTGTTTGTGGGCGACAACATTGCGGTAGCCGCTACCGAATATGGCAAAGTCAGGGGATTTATTCTGCGGGATATTCATCAGTTTCTGGGTATTCCCTATGGAGCCGACACATCTGGGAAGAATCGGTTTATGCCGCCACAGAAACCAGTGCCCTGGACCGACGTTCGGCCTGCTCTGTGGTGGGGAAACTCCGCTCCGCAGATTATGGAGAAACGTTATGCAAATCCCTATGCATCGTTTGTGGATCATTGGAACTACGACGATGTGTCGGAAGATTGTCTGAAATTGAACGTCTGGACTCCCGCATTGGACAAGCAAAAGCGCCCGGTTGTGGTTTGGTTACACGGGGGCGGCTTCACCAACGGAAACGGTATAGAACAGGACGGGTATCATGGCGAAAACCTGGCCCGGTTCGGAAACCTTGTTTTCTGCTCGCTCAATCACCGGCTCGGTCCGCTGGGCTACACCGATCTGAAAGCGGCTGGCGGTCATTCGGCATCGGGAAATGTTGGCAATCTGGACATGGTGGCGGCTCTCGAATGGGTTAAAAACAACATTGCCAACTTTGGCGGTGATCCTAACAACGTGACCATCATCGGACAGTCGGGCGGAGGAGCCAAAGTGACTACGCTCATGAATATGCCATCGGCAAAGGGACTCTTTCATAAGGCGGTTGCACTGAGCGGTAGTTCGCTGGCCGGAACCAATAAAGAGTATGCCGAAAAACTGGGTCTGAAAGTGATGGAGGAAGCGGGGTTGAAACCCGGTGAAATCGAGAAACTGCAGCAACTTCCGTGGCTTGAATACATTGCCGTGGCCAACCGGGCCGTTACGAAAATGAATGATGAAGCGAAACGACTTGGCATTCAGCGAGGAGGATACGCACCCGTTGGCGACGGCGATGTTCTGAATAGCGGAGCGTTTTTCAGCGACCCCAATCACTTCTCGGCCGATATTCCGCTGATGATCTGTACGACATTCCACGAAATGAATCCCAACCGGACCGATGCGTCGCTGGAAACCATTTCACTGGACGAAGTGAAAGAGAAAATCAAGCCGCGTTTTGGCGATAAATCGGGCGACATTGTCGATGCATATGCCCGAAATTTCCCCAAAGCCCGCCCTATTGAACTTTGGGCGTTGATTGTGTCGAACCGTAAAAACGCCGTTGCTGCTGCCGATGCCAAAGCGTCGCAGCATAAAGCACCCGTGTATGTAGCCTGGTTCGGCTGGCAACCCCCGCTATTTGATGGGCGGATGCGGGCGTTTCACTGCGACGACATCTGTTTCTGGTTCTACAACACCGATCTGATGCTTACGCATACGGGCGGTGGTAAACGTCCACGCGCGTTGTCGGAAAAGATGGCGGGCTCGTTTATTAACTTTGTGAAGTCGGGTAATCCAAACGGCGGTGGACTCCCCAACTGGAAGCCCTATACAACGCAGAATGGTGAAACCATGATTCTGGACGATGTTCCAGCTCTGGCCAACGATCCCGACCGCGAAGCACGCAAGGCGCTGGCATAGAGTTAACCAGTTGCTGGTCATTGATCTGTAGCGCATAGAATGAGCCAATGATCAATGACCAGCAACTGGTTATTCTTCGAGATAATCCAACTCTTTATTGTGAGTTTCGGGTATTGTCAGGATGGCATAAAACCCGAAAATAAAGCTAATCAGGCCAACTACGGCCCCGGCATTAATGACATCCAGTTGCGGTTTTAGAGCCTGGTAACCCAGCGTCATTGGAATCAGAAAGGCCCGTACCATATTAGGGATAGTGGTGGCGGCCGTAGCACGCAGGTTAGTACCAAACTGCTCGGCACTAATGGTCACAAACATGGCCCAGTAGCCATTGCCGAACCCCAGCACTACACAGAGACCATAGAAAAGGGGAGTACTTTTAATTCCCAGATATAAATAAACGATGCTGGCTATGAGAGCAATCGTCATGAACAGGCTAATCGCTTTTTTACGTGATTGCAGCGCCTGACTAACAAACCCGTTTGACAGATCGCCGATACACATACCAATGTATAACCAGGTGATGGCCAGACCGGGCTGTATTTCCTGGGCAATACCTAACGCTTTCCCGAATTCGTTACTGAACGAAGCCAGAATGCCGGTAATAAACCAGGTTGGAATTCCGATAGCAATGCATTTGAGATAGCGACTGAGCCGATCAGCATTCGTGAAGAAGGAGAAGAAATTGCCCCGACTAATGTTCTTTTGCCCGGTAATGCTGGTGAACATCCCCGATTCAATCACCCCCACTCGTAATAATAAGAGGCCAAACCCTAAACCACCGCCTACGAAAAAGGTGGTTTCCCAGTCGAACAGTTTAACGGTAAAATAAGCAACTATGGCGCCCAGAACGCCAACGGCCGCTACCAGTGAGGTAGCTAGGGCTCGTTTTTCTTTCGGAACGATTTCGCTCACGAGTGTAATGCCTGCGCCGAGTTCACCCGCCAGCCCAACACCGGCCACAAACCGCATGAGAGCGTAGTAGGTGAGTGGGTCCATGAACGTAACGTGCTTTACAAAGCCGCAGGCAATATTGGCAATGGAATAGGTGATGATCGATCCAAACAGAACCGACAGACGTCCGCGCTTATCGCCCAAAATACCCCATAGAATGCCGCCAAGCAGCAGGCCCGCCATTTGCCAGTTCAAAATACGCCCACCAATCGTTGAGATCTGCTCGGTAGTAAGGCCCATATCTTTCAGGCTTGGGACGCGAACAATACCAAAAAGAAGCAAATCATAAATATCAACGAAGTACCCCAAGGCTGCCACAATAACGGGCAAACTGAATAAGCGGACCGTAGTGGCTGGTTTGGGTGAAGTTGTAGGAAGAACCATGCAGGATGAAGAGATGGGCGATATGATTCTTCAAAAGTACAGAATATCGAAATAATATTCTGAATAGTTGGTTGGTCACTACTCATTGGTTGAACTGATGACCAATGAGTAGTGACCAACCTCTAAACAACCAGCAGCCAGTATGCCAGTCCGGTAACAACGGCACCAAGAAGCATCCAGCCAAGTCCACTCACCCGCCGTTTTTTTAGAACAAGCAGGAGCGCCAGACCCGTTACAGAAACCAGTGTCATAAACACGGCGGCTATGTCGATCACCCATGCCCAACCCTGGCCCGTATCGCGGCCTTTATGCAGGTCGTTCAGTACGGCAACCAGCCCCATTTTGGTTTCTGTAACCTCATACGTTCCGTCTGAGCGTTTCACAAAAGCATCGGCTGAGTAACCCGGTCCATGAAACGAAAGCGAACATTCGCGGTCGTCGATCCGAAACTCACTGACGCTTCCCTTTAGCTGGTGCGTTGCCCGCAGGTACTCCACAATAGCCAGCTTATTAACCGTAGCGGTATCAGTACCAGCCACCCACCTTGGGTTCACCTTTCCTTTCAGGTCGGTTGTGACCGTAGCGTCGTCGAACCAGTCGGCATGGTTGAGTGTCAGGCCCGTTACGGCAAAAAAGAGAACCAAAACAAAACTTACTACCGAAAGGTACAAATGCAGCCACCGGGCCAGCCCGGCCCAGCGAATACCTCCTTGTGGTATAGACGTTGGCTGACGACGTTCGGGCTTCCCGTTAGCGAGTGGCTGCTTTTTCGCGGTAATCCAGGGCTGCGGCTGCAACTTCGACATTTCCGTTGAGAGTTTGTTGTTTGGTTTTTCCATTAAAGTCCATTGTCTGGCGAATCAACTGATAGGTGCCATGTTCGCGGGCGGCTTCGATCATAACAGTGTACTTCCCCTGTTTCACGAATTGCCCCTGATCGTCTTTGCCATCCCAGACCAGGGTATACTCTCCCGGCGACCGGGTAGCACTTGTAACCGAAGCAGCCGCATCCGAATTGACATTTAGAGTATACCACTCGCGCAGGTCGTGCAGCCAGCGGGGCTTGTTATACCACAGAGCCAGTTGCCGAACAGGTTTTCCCGATTCGTCTTCAACCCATACGGCCACAAACGGACGGTGCGAGCGGCCTTCAAATCGGGGCAGTTCGAGGGTAATCTGCAATTCCTGATTAGGATTCCACAGTTTGTCTTTGACTGGTAGCGAAAGCAGGTGGGCCGTTTTCGTTGATGTTTCGGCGGTGATCGCTGTTTTTTCGGGGAGAGCAATACCGGGCCAGTTGGCGCTACTTACCGACTGACCATCGCGGGTGATGAGCAGGTAGTCTGTACCAGGATGTTGCCCGGCCAGTAAAGCGCTTTCCGCGGGCGATAATACATTAAATGCTGTAGCCAGTGCACCGGCCGTAGCCGCATCTGGATTCAACACCGTTGCGCTGATAACATCGCGGGCGGGCAGGCCCGTGCGTGGGTCCATGATATGCGATACCCATTCGTTGCCAAGTTGAAAACCCCGACGGTAGTCGCCACTGGTAGCGACGGCTGTGTTTTCTACGGCTATTTGCGCCATTGCCACCGCATTTTCGGCATCGGCGCGGGGGTTCGCTACGGCTACCAACTCCCGCCAGTTTCCCCGAACTACAAGGTCGCCACCACTATTGAGTACCAATCCATCGACGTCGGGCATATTTAGCGCCATCTCTGCCGCCCGATCCAGCACATAACTTTTGGTAAAGGTGTTCAGCCGAAGCGGTACTTTGGTTAGCCGGGTCGCTGTTTTCTGGTCGGCATCGAGCCGCCAGTGTTTTTGGTTGACTGCCTCCACAGCCTGTTGTCGGTCGGCTTCGGCTGGCGTCGCATTGTGCAGACTTGACTGCTGCCAGAGTTGACTTAGCTGCTCGGTAGCTGCATTGATAGCGCCATCTGTTTTGGCCTGCCAGTGGTCGAAACCGCTTAACACGGCAAATAAATCGTCGGAAATACGAATGGCTTCATGGATTGGGGCCGCGAGCCACTGGCTGAATTCGCTATCGGACCGATATCCGCTCAGCACGGCATCCAGGCGGGCTATTTCGTTCAGAATCGATTGTTCGGCCTGTCGGGCAACGGTATACGAACGGGCAACAATCTTCAGGTCGAACGATGTGCCGAGCACGTTTTCCAGGTGATCGATAAAAAGGCCACTAGCCGTAGCGCCCGATGAAGTGGGCAGACCAACAGCCAGCGGAACAAGTCCTAAAAGTGAGATTGTATTCATGAGTTTATTACTGGAAAAGCGGTTTTAATCATCAGTAAGGCTATTATTCAGCCTTATTTATATTGTTTTTCAAACGTCAGGGCTGGGAAATTATTGATCGGGTACTGAACACTAAAAACTTCCGGCGTGAATGCCTGATTTCTCCGGCCGAATCGTCTGTTTCGACCAGCGAATAGCGGTCAACGGCTGTACTATTTACCAAGCCATTCTTTAAAATCAGTAATCCGGTCGCCACTCACAAAGACTTCCTGCCGCGAAACGGGCTGTAAATCCAGTTTGAGCTTACTTCCCGAATAGGTATGGATCGTGCGGATGCCTTCCAGCGACACCAAGAACGCGCGGTTTACCCGGAAAAACTGTTTTGGGTCGATCATAGTGGCCAGCTTGTCCAGGCTATAATCGATGCTGACATGCTGTCCGTCGCGGGTGGTGATCCAGGTCGATTTATCTTCATAAAAGAAGTAGGCAATATCGGCAGCCTCGATGCTTCGGATTTTGGTGCCAATCGTTACCATAAACCGTTCTTTGTAAGGAGCTGGTGCCGTTTGCAGAGCTTTGAGCAAAAGGTTCAGATTGGGCAGGGGAGTTGATGTGTCCGACTGCCTGAGTCGTTTGAATTTGTCCAGTGCTGCTGCCAGTTCAGTTTCATCGATGGGTTTAAGCAGGTAGTCGATGCTATTGGTTTTAAAGGCCTGCAAGGTATATTGATCGTAGGCAGTCGTAAAAATGATTGGCAACGTCAATCCTGCCCGTTCGATAAGCTGAAAGCCCGAATCGTCTTCCAGATGAATGTCGAGAAACACCAGTTCGGGCTGCGGAAGCCCCTGCTCCACTCGTTCGGCAAACCAGGCCACTCCTTTCCCTACCGAGGGCAATATGGCCAATACCTCAATGGAGGAATCATAGTCGGCCAGCAGATTTTCTAATCGCCGGGCCGTAAGTTTTTCGTCTTCTACAATTACTACGTTCATAGGAGGTGAATGGGTGAACGCGTGATCGAGTGCCGCAACGGATGTTTTGCGACACTCGGTTACGCGTTCTCTTTTTCGCTCTTTAATAATGGAATTTTTATAACAAATGCGCCTTCCGATTCGCCAACCCAAACGGGCTTACTGGTGAGTAATCGATATCGGTTTACAATATTGGTCAGACCAACACCCGTCGATTCTTCCATTCGGGGGCGGGGCTGGAGCCGATTCATAATGCGGAGATAATCGTCTTCGATGTCGATTGTTACAATAAGTGGTTCTTCGTCCGACATGCGATTATGTTTCACGGCGTTTTCCACCAGCAGTTGTAGCGTCAATGGTGCAATCTGGTAGCGGTCGCGGTCGGCATCGGGTACGTTGATGTGCACCTGCAATCGTTCGTCGAAACGAATGCGTAGCAAAAACGTATACGATTCAATAAAATCGAGTTCAGTTCGTAACGGCAACCGTTCGGCATCGCGTTGTTCGAGAATGTACCGATAGGCTTTGGAAAGACGGTTGATAAACTGGACCGATAGTTTGGGGTCGACCTCTACTAACGACGACAGAATACTAAGGCTGTTAAAGAGGAAGTGCGGGTTTACCTGATTGCGTAGTGCCATGAACTGAGCCTGAGCCGCT harbors:
- a CDS encoding PrpF domain-containing protein, which codes for MQNWMACQVHEATGISGAISTATTCLLAGSVAEGIAIVPQTTEMGYPVEHPTGEFTVQLEQCLQNGILHIGKSVLIRTARLLSRGAGTDHVVS
- a CDS encoding carboxylesterase family protein, which gives rise to MKASRRNFLQSLGVSVASLGVSYPSVAAGPHRPKAKPTGDDQILFVGDNIAVAATEYGKVRGFILRDIHQFLGIPYGADTSGKNRFMPPQKPVPWTDVRPALWWGNSAPQIMEKRYANPYASFVDHWNYDDVSEDCLKLNVWTPALDKQKRPVVVWLHGGGFTNGNGIEQDGYHGENLARFGNLVFCSLNHRLGPLGYTDLKAAGGHSASGNVGNLDMVAALEWVKNNIANFGGDPNNVTIIGQSGGGAKVTTLMNMPSAKGLFHKAVALSGSSLAGTNKEYAEKLGLKVMEEAGLKPGEIEKLQQLPWLEYIAVANRAVTKMNDEAKRLGIQRGGYAPVGDGDVLNSGAFFSDPNHFSADIPLMICTTFHEMNPNRTDASLETISLDEVKEKIKPRFGDKSGDIVDAYARNFPKARPIELWALIVSNRKNAVAAADAKASQHKAPVYVAWFGWQPPLFDGRMRAFHCDDICFWFYNTDLMLTHTGGGKRPRALSEKMAGSFINFVKSGNPNGGGLPNWKPYTTQNGETMILDDVPALANDPDREARKALA
- a CDS encoding MFS transporter, which gives rise to MVLPTTSPKPATTVRLFSLPVIVAALGYFVDIYDLLLFGIVRVPSLKDMGLTTEQISTIGGRILNWQMAGLLLGGILWGILGDKRGRLSVLFGSIITYSIANIACGFVKHVTFMDPLTYYALMRFVAGVGLAGELGAGITLVSEIVPKEKRALATSLVAAVGVLGAIVAYFTVKLFDWETTFFVGGGLGFGLLLLRVGVIESGMFTSITGQKNISRGNFFSFFTNADRLSRYLKCIAIGIPTWFITGILASFSNEFGKALGIAQEIQPGLAITWLYIGMCIGDLSNGFVSQALQSRKKAISLFMTIALIASIVYLYLGIKSTPLFYGLCVVLGFGNGYWAMFVTISAEQFGTNLRATAATTIPNMVRAFLIPMTLGYQALKPQLDVINAGAVVGLISFIFGFYAILTIPETHNKELDYLEE
- a CDS encoding PepSY-associated TM helix domain-containing protein, which produces MSKLQPQPWITAKKQPLANGKPERRQPTSIPQGGIRWAGLARWLHLYLSVVSFVLVLFFAVTGLTLNHADWFDDATVTTDLKGKVNPRWVAGTDTATVNKLAIVEYLRATHQLKGSVSEFRIDDRECSLSFHGPGYSADAFVKRSDGTYEVTETKMGLVAVLNDLHKGRDTGQGWAWVIDIAAVFMTLVSVTGLALLLVLKKRRVSGLGWMLLGAVVTGLAYWLLVV
- a CDS encoding DUF2271 domain-containing protein, translating into MNTISLLGLVPLAVGLPTSSGATASGLFIDHLENVLGTSFDLKIVARSYTVARQAEQSILNEIARLDAVLSGYRSDSEFSQWLAAPIHEAIRISDDLFAVLSGFDHWQAKTDGAINAATEQLSQLWQQSSLHNATPAEADRQQAVEAVNQKHWRLDADQKTATRLTKVPLRLNTFTKSYVLDRAAEMALNMPDVDGLVLNSGGDLVVRGNWRELVAVANPRADAENAVAMAQIAVENTAVATSGDYRRGFQLGNEWVSHIMDPRTGLPARDVISATVLNPDAATAGALATAFNVLSPAESALLAGQHPGTDYLLITRDGQSVSSANWPGIALPEKTAITAETSTKTAHLLSLPVKDKLWNPNQELQITLELPRFEGRSHRPFVAVWVEDESGKPVRQLALWYNKPRWLHDLREWYTLNVNSDAAASVTSATRSPGEYTLVWDGKDDQGQFVKQGKYTVMIEAAREHGTYQLIRQTMDFNGKTKQQTLNGNVEVAAAALDYREKAATR
- a CDS encoding LytTR family DNA-binding domain-containing protein, which encodes MNVVIVEDEKLTARRLENLLADYDSSIEVLAILPSVGKGVAWFAERVEQGLPQPELVFLDIHLEDDSGFQLIERAGLTLPIIFTTAYDQYTLQAFKTNSIDYLLKPIDETELAAALDKFKRLRQSDTSTPLPNLNLLLKALQTAPAPYKERFMVTIGTKIRSIEAADIAYFFYEDKSTWITTRDGQHVSIDYSLDKLATMIDPKQFFRVNRAFLVSLEGIRTIHTYSGSKLKLDLQPVSRQEVFVSGDRITDFKEWLGK
- a CDS encoding histidine kinase — its product is MDSTSSHTLTLKQKALLAAGVFAIYWPIRIYYNINEWDWSFVQGAWGLWLIEIPLTILFFIGWLSVTEWLEEKLFNRSGREFLINMNWSAQLATLLVAVTLALVFNTVFHAITHQIYGHVARQEIRQKLGEVPEPRREPRSPMRPDRRQKANNGLTIMAMLMAYYLAANRRGYSQLALLRIQAEELGKEAAQAQFMALRNQVNPHFLFNSLSILSSLVEVDPKLSVQFINRLSKAYRYILEQRDAERLPLRTELDFIESYTFLLRIRFDERLQVHINVPDADRDRYQIAPLTLQLLVENAVKHNRMSDEEPLIVTIDIEDDYLRIMNRLQPRPRMEESTGVGLTNIVNRYRLLTSKPVWVGESEGAFVIKIPLLKSEKENA